In Desulfosediminicola ganghwensis, a single window of DNA contains:
- a CDS encoding peptidylprolyl isomerase has translation MLQILRNKAQSIVIQAIVVIIALVFIFWGVGSNLDGSRESAITVNDEEISFQDFQMAYDRAHQNLAAQFGGTLPKGLAESLGVKEQVISQLVQGALLRQGAADMGIVVSGEEIQETVKSMPQFQENGLFNIERYESLLAANGLTPVKFESNLRFDMLAEKTIREISKFAALTSEYEVQQLYRLENEKVAVDYVRITPDQFTDSVKVDEEELATWFAEVRDNYRSKPMMKLRYFDFSFSEVGKKINIDNARVEEYYSNNIGQFTTPEKRHARHILLTANAQDNEELHQEKSQRAKEIAELAAASDDFAELARQYSEGPSGPQGGDLGFFSQEQMVPEFGDAVFAMQPGEVSEVVKTAFGYHIIKLEEIQPAVTKTLDDARPEIVATLQNKEAQSMAFQMANGAYEGIIGAGSIQAYAENNPTQTLKESDFFAESAPPADVTLDAQALAKAFTLKKGELSSLIKTDNGYAIVFADDIKEPETPTLEAVRDRATENFVAEKAAEMAGQAAADFTVKLASEASFEEVAKEMGISILNSGLLQRRAQEQENSNFPATLTQQAFKLTKVEPYSEEPELVGSAYYIMSLKERQSPEVSGEEDLEPYRQALLRSKQQELLTAFIDNLEKDAVVSVNKNI, from the coding sequence ATGCTGCAGATACTTCGTAATAAAGCCCAATCAATCGTTATTCAGGCGATTGTCGTCATCATAGCACTCGTTTTTATCTTTTGGGGTGTTGGTTCCAATCTGGATGGAAGTCGTGAATCGGCTATCACCGTAAATGACGAGGAAATCTCCTTCCAGGATTTTCAGATGGCCTACGACAGGGCACATCAGAATCTCGCTGCACAATTCGGCGGCACCCTGCCAAAAGGACTTGCTGAATCTCTTGGTGTCAAGGAACAGGTTATTAGCCAACTCGTTCAGGGTGCTTTGCTCCGCCAGGGAGCAGCTGATATGGGTATCGTCGTCAGCGGTGAAGAAATTCAGGAAACAGTCAAGAGCATGCCGCAGTTTCAGGAAAATGGCTTGTTCAATATTGAAAGATACGAGTCTCTTCTTGCCGCAAACGGACTCACTCCGGTCAAGTTCGAGAGCAACCTGCGCTTTGATATGCTCGCTGAGAAAACAATCAGGGAGATCAGTAAGTTCGCCGCATTGACCAGTGAATACGAAGTCCAGCAGCTGTACCGTCTGGAAAACGAAAAGGTGGCTGTAGATTACGTTCGCATTACCCCTGATCAGTTCACCGACTCCGTTAAGGTAGACGAGGAAGAACTTGCCACATGGTTCGCTGAGGTCCGTGACAACTACCGCAGCAAGCCAATGATGAAACTCAGATACTTCGACTTTTCTTTCTCTGAAGTCGGCAAGAAAATCAATATCGACAACGCCCGCGTTGAAGAATACTACAGCAATAATATTGGCCAGTTCACCACCCCCGAAAAGCGCCACGCACGACACATTCTGCTGACAGCAAACGCTCAGGACAACGAGGAACTGCACCAGGAGAAATCTCAGAGGGCCAAAGAGATTGCAGAACTTGCCGCGGCAAGTGACGATTTCGCGGAACTCGCCCGCCAGTATTCAGAAGGCCCCAGCGGCCCTCAAGGCGGAGATCTTGGATTCTTCAGTCAGGAGCAGATGGTTCCGGAATTTGGTGATGCTGTTTTTGCCATGCAACCCGGTGAAGTCAGCGAGGTTGTGAAAACCGCCTTCGGTTACCATATTATTAAACTGGAGGAGATTCAGCCTGCGGTTACCAAAACTCTTGATGACGCCCGCCCGGAAATCGTAGCGACCCTGCAAAATAAAGAAGCGCAGTCAATGGCCTTCCAGATGGCAAACGGAGCCTATGAGGGCATTATCGGCGCAGGCTCCATTCAGGCGTATGCGGAAAACAATCCAACCCAAACCCTGAAAGAGTCTGACTTCTTCGCCGAGAGCGCTCCACCAGCAGATGTGACCCTCGATGCCCAGGCCCTTGCCAAAGCCTTTACCCTTAAAAAAGGTGAACTCAGTTCATTAATTAAGACTGACAACGGCTACGCTATCGTCTTTGCCGACGATATCAAGGAACCCGAGACTCCAACGCTTGAGGCAGTTCGAGACCGCGCCACTGAGAATTTTGTTGCCGAAAAAGCTGCAGAAATGGCCGGCCAGGCCGCGGCGGATTTTACCGTAAAACTTGCCTCTGAAGCTTCTTTTGAAGAGGTTGCCAAAGAAATGGGCATATCCATACTCAACTCCGGTCTGCTTCAACGCAGAGCGCAGGAACAGGAAAACAGCAATTTCCCGGCCACTCTCACTCAGCAGGCATTTAAACTCACTAAAGTTGAACCCTACAGTGAGGAACCTGAGCTAGTCGGAAGTGCTTACTACATCATGTCCTTAAAAGAACGTCAGTC
- a CDS encoding TusE/DsrC/DsvC family sulfur relay protein — translation MPTIEHNGSSFTVDEDGFLLKGMDEWNDNWVDYVKGAEGISDLTDEHQKVIDALQEYYKKNGIAPMVRILSKTTGFPLKRIYELFPSGPGKGACKMAGLPKPTGCV, via the coding sequence ATGCCAACAATCGAACATAATGGAAGTAGCTTCACAGTAGACGAGGACGGCTTCCTGCTCAAAGGTATGGATGAGTGGAATGACAACTGGGTAGATTATGTAAAAGGTGCTGAGGGTATCAGCGACCTGACCGATGAGCATCAGAAAGTAATTGACGCTCTTCAGGAGTACTACAAGAAGAACGGTATCGCTCCTATGGTACGTATTCTCTCCAAGACCACTGGTTTCCCACTGAAGAGAATCTACGAGCTGTTCCCGTCAGGACCAGGTAAGGGAGCTTGTAAAATGGCTGGCCTTCCTAAGCCTACCGGTTGTGTCTAA
- a CDS encoding ATP-grasp domain-containing protein, translating to MTDQSVRVIDNNEFLFQNYQSLTSWHIVNCRLRLIPGEEHLLIDLLKRGITLIPSASAQITSRSKVHQARIYSDFMLPNTVAVYDANSLLEATSLFTSHSVTEVVLKRDRKNSGIGIHRFSNIEDVYNLATFCDIEFPFVIQPLARGFRDIRVILLGEYTEAYERINNGNFRRNLHCGGSAAPVEITDEIRGFCRDVMERGDFPYAHIDLMLFDEELNGKTIYLTEINLRGGLRGARISTPDYQSLTRSVHDRLVREYLNS from the coding sequence TTGACCGATCAATCAGTCAGAGTCATCGACAATAATGAATTTTTATTTCAAAACTATCAATCACTCACCTCCTGGCACATAGTCAATTGCCGGCTCCGCCTCATCCCGGGTGAAGAACATCTGCTGATTGACCTCCTCAAACGCGGTATAACGCTGATTCCTTCGGCATCCGCGCAGATCACCAGTCGTTCAAAAGTTCACCAGGCCCGCATTTACAGCGACTTCATGTTGCCCAATACTGTAGCAGTTTATGATGCAAACAGCTTATTGGAAGCAACATCTCTATTTACCAGTCATTCTGTTACGGAAGTAGTCCTCAAAAGAGATCGCAAAAACAGCGGCATAGGCATTCACAGGTTCTCAAACATTGAAGATGTTTACAACCTGGCCACATTCTGCGATATCGAGTTCCCCTTCGTCATTCAACCCCTGGCCCGTGGCTTTCGTGACATTCGCGTGATCCTGCTCGGAGAATACACGGAAGCGTACGAGCGAATAAACAACGGTAATTTTCGCCGCAATCTCCATTGTGGCGGTTCAGCCGCACCTGTTGAAATAACCGACGAGATCAGAGGATTTTGCAGGGACGTGATGGAGCGTGGAGATTTCCCATACGCCCATATAGATTTGATGCTCTTTGATGAAGAGTTGAACGGAAAAACAATCTATCTCACCGAAATCAACCTTCGTGGTGGACTTAGAGGGGCCAGGATAAGCACACCTGACTACCAGAGCCTTACCAGGTCAGTACATGACCGACTGGTCAGAGAATACCTGAACTCTTAA